Part of the Henckelia pumila isolate YLH828 chromosome 2, ASM3356847v2, whole genome shotgun sequence genome is shown below.
agtgttagaggtacgtaagtactgaccgagatagccgcatgatatatatgcttatatgttgcatgagtatgtgctatatgttttaccatgtttttttaccactttagcacatgcatgttttgacactcgactgcatctggtatgatgcgagtcatgacagtttccatcggtgatgagttattccttatggattcgtgtatTGGGAGGCTCaacccctggttttgctatcactagaaGCGACCATGACGGTGGAGTAGACTCTATAGTGGATAGGGGAATACACGAGTACCCCgtggagtcgctctcttagcacggtactgtgtattcatggcgccctgagtagactgttttaaccagtattttaaagtcatttgcttgctacatattagtttatatatcattgctttcatattgagcgttgtcgctcatgcccctgtgtttggtatttttgggtaccttgtggcggggcaggttcgAGGCTGGACGATATAGGCGACTCGCAGCAGGGTTGAGTTCTTTATCGGTTGCAGTGAGAGTTTAGTAGTAGGGCTTATAACCCTTTAGAATTTCGAttggttgtataagagtatttatacacttttgttgtcgtcgattgtattctgtcgattggatttgatgtattttttaattattcgctctttacgcttttaaTATTATGCATGCGCTAATTTAACCCTGATTAGGTAGtgaatccgggtagggtcgctatatttattggtatcagagcgcattgctaTTGGAAATTAGAAGCggattaatacattatttgtTATTAATTGATAGATTAAagattacgatgagagccacgaCAGTGGAGGTAGTGGTCGTTGGGATGACGGAGACGGTCGTCTACATCGCCGGGGTCACCGCGAAGAGCGGAGGAGAGTtagcatgcataggtttatgcaaGTGGGCCCTAAGCCATTAGCAGGAGGCGAGACCCCGGAGGCTGCTGAGGACTGGCTATAGAGGATGGAGCATTAAGAGTTTCGTTTCACAGACGAGGaaaagatggagactcttggtttTCTGCTAGAGGgtcgagcgaggaagtggtggagatctacttctgCACCGTTTGTAGCAGCGAGAGGAACAACTACTTGGACTGAGTTTCATACTTATTTCCAgagattgtattttcctccagccctTCGTCAGGAGAAAGCTAGTGAGTTTCTTGgattgcgacaggggacgatgactatTGAGGAGTATCAGAAGAAGTTCTTTGATTCTACCTTATTGCCCGCATATCTCTGAGAGTTATGTGGCCAAGTATGATCATTTTcttcagggtttgaaccctGAGATTCACCAGATGGTTGTTGTTGGGAGCGCcatgacctacgagggtttggttgACCGTTGTCACCAGACCcgactagttctttgggtccaaggagtcagtctttcaagaagcagGGAGTcagttcttcttcttctttcggatCTGACGGAGTGCATCGTTTCGGTATCCAGGGAGTAAGTCGATGTCCTTGATCGAGTGGAGCGTGTTTTCAGTTTGGATAGGAGGgacacatgaagagagattgtcctactCTGATGGAAGGAGCTGgtggttctggaggttctcaggcatccaTGCAACAGCCGCAGCAGCAGTATCAGCTGCAGCCTTCTCATAAGCAGCGCCAGTAGTCGCAGCCATCACAGCGACAGACTTCTTCTCAAGGTCATTCTTCCTTACGACCACGTGTCCAGTGGCAGGTATTTGcactgaaccaggagcaggcggAGGCAGACAGTGACCgtatgattgcaggtaactgtagtttatgtggttttcctgtgTATGTCTTGATTGACACTGGTGAATCACACTCATTcatctcagcacgttttgctaagaagtatagattgtcgTTTATTCCCTTAGACGTGTTGTTAGTGGTTTATACTCcgatgggtagcgaggttttagctaagcgtctagtggtgGATTGCTTGTTGGATTTTGAAGGGTATCAGCTttgtgctaacctgatgatcctagctatggaggatttcgactgcattattgggattgatctcTTGACTACCTACAGAGTGATAGTAGATTGCTATCAAagatttgttcagtttcgttCCGATTATGGTGaggcatggtatttctatggtgagggagcgtgaCCCCCGATGCTAGTGGTTTCTGCTTAGaaagcccgacgtgctttagagtttggcgggaaaggctaccttatctacgccatcgaTGCATCCTTGGAGGGACCAGGCATCCAGGACATACCGTAGTCCGTGAGTTTCTCGATGtgttttcggaggagatttcaggtttgccaccagtgagggagatcgagtttggcattgagttagtgccagtgaCAGCATCGATTTCTAGAGCTCCGTATCGATTAGCACCCACTGAGATGAGAGAGATCCAGAAGAAACTTCAGGatattcttgataagggctacattcggcCGAGTGTTTCACCATGGGGAGCCCGAGTcctttttgttaagaaaaaagatgggtcgatgcgtCTTTGCATAAACTATCGACTGATCAATCAACAGACCGTTAAGAATAAGTACCCTCTTCCACGGATtgacgatctgtttgatcagcTTCAGGGTACTACTGcttattcgaagattgatctgcggtcaggatatcatcagttgagggttagAGAGGAGGACATCtccaagacagcatttcgtacgcggtatggtcactacaagttcttagtgatgccgtttggtttgacgaatgcaccagcaatcttcatggatttgatgaatcgagtatttcgcgactttctggataagttcgcgGTAGTTTTCATCGACgatattattgtttattctcgCAGCGCTGGCGAGCACGTGTTCCATCTCCGTACAGTATTGCAGATACTGAGAGAgagacagttgtatgctaatttgagcaagtgtgaattctggattgatcgagttgtctttcttggtcatgtgatcTCACAAGATGGTGTTtccgttgatcctagtaagacggAAGCTATTTTGAACTGGTCGCGCCCGAAGACAGTTTCAaagattcgtagttttcttgGGATGACATCTACTACCGGAGATTCGTGAAGAACTTTTCTCAGATTGCAAAGTCTTTGACGCAGTTGACGAGGAAGGATATGCCTTTCATTTGGACGTCAGAGTGCGAGGAGAGTTTTCACGAGTTACGACGCCTTCTGACTACATCTACAGTATTGGCTCTACCATTTGTATCAGGTGGCTTTGTAGTtcacaccgatgcttctctccagggtttgggatgtgtgttaTCGCAGAGAGGTCATGTGATTTTCTATGCCTCTAGGCAATTGAAGACTCATGAgaagaactatcccgtacacaaTTTGGAGCTTGCgaccattgtctttgctcttaagatatgacgtcattatttgtacggtgagaggttcgagatcttcactgaccataagagtttTAACtacttgttcactcaggctgagttgaacatgaggcagcgtcattggatggatttgctaAAGGACTACAATTGTaagatcaagtaccatctagGCACTTCTAATCCAGTTGCGGATGCTCTTAGCCGCAATGTGTATGTGATTTTTCTTCGTATCAACTCGGTTGCGCGAGTggtagaggagtgttgttccttgggtttcacttttCGACACAAGAAGGAACAACAGGGAATTTGCGTTTCATCTGTACTTGCCGAACCAGCGTTGTATACGCGTATACGTGAGTCGCAGACCGTTGATCCGAAGACGCAGAAGTTAGCTCGTTTTGGATCAGGATGGGAATTCCTCTGATTTTTATTTGCAGAAtgatggtctgttgtgtctcTCTGGACGTGTAGTAGTTCTCGATGATTCCACGTTACGATTGGAGATTCTATCACAGGCTCACCATAGTAGATTTTCTGTACATCtaggcagcatgaaaatgtacaaggatctacgtatgAGGTTCTGGTGGAATGGAATGAagtgcagtgtttatcagtttgtgtctCGATACCTTGTGtttcagcaagtcaaggcaaaATTTCGACGAACCGATGGACTGCTTCAGAGTTTAGATATtcttgagtggaagtgggagcacgtgacgatggattttgccACCCACTTAAGTATGTCTttcaggaattgtgatgctatttggattGTTGTTGATCGATTGTCGAAGTCCGCGCATTTCTTGCCTTATAATAGGGACTTTACTTTCGATCGGATGGCACGTCTGTACGTACAAGAAGTTGTCCgtctgcatgggattccgttgagcattgtcagcgatagagatccgaggtttacctctagattttggggtagcttccagcgagctcttggcactactctgagtttgagtacagATTATCACCCGGAGACCGATGGGCAGAGTGAGAAGACTATCCGTACTGTCGAGGACATGCTTCGAGCgacagtgatggattttggaccAGCATGGCATGAATTTGGCGTTAGTGGAGTTagcttataacaacagttactACAGCAGCATTGACATGGCACCATTCGAGGCTTTGTACAGACGGCgctgtcgtacacctttgtttttgGACGAAGTTGGCAAGCTTCAAGTCGAAGGTCCTCAGATAATTCAACATATGAGCGATGCAGTGGAGATGATCCGTAAGAGGAATAAGGcatcccaggatcgacaggatAGCTACGAtaacactcaccgcagaccaTTACATTTCAAGGTAGGGGAACATGTGTTCCTgtgagtgtcaccttttcggaaggtgatgagatttggactcaaaggcaagttgtcaccgagatttATCGGACCgtttgagattcttgagaaattgggagacgtggcttatcgtctagctTTGACTGCATATCTTTTCAGcatccatgatgtgtttcacgtgttctcattgagacagtacgtggcggatGAGTCGCACATTTTGCATCCAACTGAGGTGCAATTGGATCAGGATTTGTCCTATGTGAAGAGAACCATCAGGATACTCGATAGGAAGGACAAGATGCTTCAAAACAAGCGCATACCTCTTGTGATGGTGCTGTGGCAGCGTAGGGAAACTGAAAAAGCAACTTGGGAGCTAGAGAGTCGGATGCGAGCTgagcatccagagttgttttgatgttttgtacTTTTCTTTGTAAGAAAGAATTTGTActatgttcagttgtaataaagaaattgtttTAATTTCCGTGTTTTCCTCTAAactttaaatttcgaggatgaaatttatTAAGGGAGGTGGGAGAATGTAATGACCCGTAGTCAGAATTAATGatttatttttagttaattccaattatcatgttt
Proteins encoded:
- the LOC140877587 gene encoding uncharacterized protein, translated to MNLALVELAYNNSYYSSIDMAPFEALYRRRCRTPLFLDEVGKLQVEGPQIIQHMSDAVEMIRKRNKASQDRQDSYDNTHRRPLHFKVGEHVFLIHDVFHVFSLRQYVADESHILHPTEVQLDQDLSYVKRTIRILDRKDKMLQNKRIPLVMVLWQRRETEKATWELESRMRAEHPELF